In Octopus bimaculoides isolate UCB-OBI-ISO-001 chromosome 27, ASM119413v2, whole genome shotgun sequence, one DNA window encodes the following:
- the LOC106870521 gene encoding ceramide synthase 5 isoform X3, whose amino-acid sequence MKHLIKETSMNSQHIKKWMRMRRLQDAPSTMLKFRECSWHLLFYTSACIYGIIILWDKHWVWHTEDCWRGWPNHNVGTDLYYYYLFELAFYGSLILSLLMDIKRKDLKVMIVHHVATIILLSMSWFLNFVRIGSLTLIVHDIVDPSLAAAKMAKYSKKQTLCEIVFGIFAVLWMISRLGIYPFWVLRSVYFEIHDHVASFPSFIVFATLLFILQILHIVWTYMIIKIAIQKYTHGQINQDVRSDTEEEDDDDDFIDETVPTVTNHVTSNNTPKAKRRLVDGHNSTNQS is encoded by the exons CATCTCATCAAAGAAACATCTATGAACAGtcaacatataaaaaaatggaTGAGGATGCGGAGACTACAAGATGCACCAAGTACAATGTTAAAGTTTCGAGAATGCAG ttGGCATCTTTTGTTTTATACTTCAGCATGCATATATGGTATCATTATTTTATGGGAT aaacattGGGTGTGGCACACTGAAGACTGTTGGAGAGGATGGCCTAATCAT AATGTTGGCACAGATCTCTACTACTATTATCTTTTTGAATTGGCCTTTTATGGCAGCCTCATCTTGAGTCTACTTATGGATATCAAAAGAAAA GACTTAAAAGTGATGATCGTCCACCATGTTGCAACTATCATTCTTCTCTCTATGTCATGGTTTTTGAATTTTGTTCGCATCGGATCTCTCACATTGATTGTTCATGACATAGTCGATCCATCCTTGGCT GCTGCAAAAATGGCAAAATACTCTAAAAAACAGACTCTCTGTGAGATTGTCTTTGGGATATTTGCAGTTCTGTGGATGATATCCAGACTAGGAATTTATCCATTTTG GGTGCTCCGCTCGGTGTATTTCGAAATACATGATCATGTCGCCTCGTTTCCGTCATTCATAGTGTTTGCAACTCTGTTGTTTATATTACAAATACTTCACATCGTTTGGACATACATGATTATTAAGATAGCCATCCAGAAATATACGCATGGGCAG atcAATCAAGATGTGCGCAGTGACACAGAAgaggaagatgatgacgacgactttATAGATGAGACAGTGCCTACCGTCACCAACCATGTAACATCCAACAACACACCAAAGGCAAAGAGGCGCCTTGTAGACGGTCATAACTCTACTAATCAATCTTAA